In Mercurialis annua linkage group LG6, ddMerAnnu1.2, whole genome shotgun sequence, the following are encoded in one genomic region:
- the LOC126685906 gene encoding uncharacterized protein LOC126685906, producing the protein MACRNYFLIILLVIASNFYIINCRKNHKLKSHKLFQPPVFIKTEYGDVYDCVDINKQLSLSHPALANHTIMLKPNMDHENRMLANELREKSSLGLKEGCPSGSVPIRRYGRVSDLKRNSWNHGLEFAGVYTSKGEYHGSRAIMSIYQPKIKINSKSYSSSMISFESGEGSGLNQIQVGWTVNPDLYHDNNVRTYTSWTTDNHQFTGCYNMLCPGFVLVSPNFPLDMVLSPSLPYKRLLNEVQFDVSQDQETGVWWLGINKQYIVGYWPKELFTNLNQHADTVRWGGEIFTPLSEERSPPMGSGRFRNGNYDFTSYIMDINLINSKFSTIIPDESLIQTSTSRCFREGDQSYKNDIGYSFLFGGGGGTKSMCI; encoded by the exons ATGGCTTGCAGAAATTATTTTCTCATCATACTATTGGTTATAGCTTCGAACTTTTACATTATAAATTGCagaaaaaatcacaaattgaaATCACACAAACTATTTCAACCTCCAGTTTTTATCAAG ACCGAGTATGGGGATGTCTATGACTGTGTAGACATTAATAAACAACTTTCTCTTAGTCATCCTGCACTTGCAAATCATACAATTATG TTAAAACCAAATATGGATCACGAAAATCGTATGCTAGCTAATGAACTACGGGAAAAATCAAGTCTAGGGTTGAAGGAAGGTTGTCCATCGGGAAGTGTTCCTATTCGTCGCTATGGAAGAGTTAGTGATCTTAAGAGAAACTCATGGAATCATGGATTGGAA TTTGCCGGAGTATATACTTCAAAAGGAGAATACCATGGATCTAGAGCGATAATGAGCATTTATcagccaaaaattaaaattaattctaagaGTTATAGTTCTTCTATGATTTCATTCGAAAGTGGAGAAGGTTCTGGCTTAAATCAAATACAAGTTGGATGGACG gtgAATCCGGATTTATATCATGATAACAATGTCCGGACATACACATCATGGACT ACCGACAATCATCAATTTACAGGCTGCTACAACATGTTATGTCCAGGATTTGTGTTAGTCAGTCCTAATTTCCCTCTTGATATGGTTCTATCGCCATCTCTTCCTTATAAACGTTTACTCAATGAAGTGCAGTTTGATGTTTCTCag GACCAAGAGACCGGAGTTTGGTGGCTTGGAATAAATAAACAGTACATTGTAGGTTACTGGCCAAAGGAGCTATTCACAAACTTGAACCAACATGCTGATACCGTAAGATGGGGCGGAGAGATTTTCACTCCCTTATCAGAAGAAAGAAGCCCTCCAATGGGAAGTGGACGTTTTAGAAATGGCAATTATGATTTCACATCTTACATTATGGATATCAATCTTATTAATTCCAAATTCAGTACAATTATCCCAGATGAATCTCTTATTCAAACTAGTACATCACGTTGCTTCCGTGAAGGAGACCAGTCTTACAAAAATGATATTGGTTATAGTTTTTTGTTCGGCGGCGGAGGTGGAACAAAAAGTATGTGTATATGA